The following are encoded together in the Phaseolus vulgaris cultivar G19833 chromosome 9, P. vulgaris v2.0, whole genome shotgun sequence genome:
- the LOC137822916 gene encoding probably inactive receptor-like protein kinase At2g46850 produces MSRILLLSFVGLLVCFPFSCSLQEQGKELQTPLHPNSCNETCGNLHVPFPFYVNSSCESISPAFHLSCINSTTLLLRIGSVSYTVLEFFSDGVLVDFPGSSSCRQYNDLNSFGRSFAGKNNFGVSVDNVVGLYDCEDSSLCKADCETIDLPGCDGRGGGSLACCYPLSDHTIWHVGDGFSVFSQFGCRGVSSWAVLRGSTWGKRGVKLEWALPRNSSKQVCARNANMANATAIQGGVRCVCQNGYVGDGFADGTGCLQACIKDGKEAYGSDCYIKRHDQRKFVIIAGIIGPVLIVASLVALFYLLKRPTKPGMFDTEQAYYQNISIPKACKIRLFSLHELEEATKGFEESQKLMHANNGTIFAGVLRDGSHIAVHKLQCEKKDLIQVLSQIEVLSSTVHRNMARILGCCIESGNTLVVYEFPCNGTLEEHLHQSKGQQLRLDWYRRLTIAAETASILAFLHYDNSPPIFHHNLKSACIFLDDDYSVKIAGFGLINSNVYYDSQLHKNYEGFGICKNDVYDMGVLLLEIISGSNRLDLPTSALQQIRAGKFEEIFDPFLCYHEQPHYRQEQMQIIADLATRCLLFGVDVRLGMVDVVRELVHLTKESLDGGITKGPALEETFSNSSLLQMISMSPDSMSVP; encoded by the exons ATGTCACGTATTCTCCTCCTGAGTTTTGTTGGACTTCTGGTGTGCTTCCCATTTTCTTGTTCCCTCCAAGAGCAAGGGAAAGAGCTACAAACCCCTTTGCATCCAAACTCTTGCAATGAAACATGCGGGAACCTCCATGTTCCCTTTCCATTCTATGTCAACTCCTCTTGTGAGTCAATTTCCCCTGCCTTCCATCTCTCGTGCATAAACTCCACCACCCTTTTGCTCAGAATTGGCTCAGTGAGTTACACAGTCTTGGAATTCTTCTCAGATGGTGTGCTGGTGGACTTTCCCGGCTCATCATCCTGCAGACAGTACAATGACTTGAATTCTTTTGGCAGAAGCTTTGCAGGGAAGAACAACTTTGGAGTTTCGGTTGACAATGTTGTTGGTCTCTATGACTGTGAGGATTCCTCTCTGTGCAAAGCAGATTGTGAAACTATTGACTTGCCTGGTTGTGATGGAAGGGGAGGAGGCTCCCTTGCCTGCTGCTATCCCCTCTCAGACCATACCATATGGCATGTTGGTGATGGATTTTCGGTATTTTCTCAGTTTGGATGCAGGGGAGTTTCTAGTTGGGCCGTTTTGAGAGGCTCAACTTGGGGAAAACGTGGGGTGAAGTTGGAATGGGCACTGCCCAGAAACTCCTCTAAGCAAGTTTGTGCAAGGAATGCTAACATGGCCAATGCTACAGCAATCCAAGGAGGCGTGAGATGTGTCTGTCAAAATGGATATGTTGGTGATGGTTTTGCTGATGGAACTGGATGTTTGCAGG CCTGCATAAAGGACGGAAAGGAAGCATATGGAAGTGACTGCTACATCAAAAGACATGATCAGAGAAAATTTGTTATCATTGCCG GAATCATTGGCCCAGTTCTGATTGTTGCCTCCCTGGTTGCACTATTTTATCTTCTTAAAAGGCCAACAAAACCAGGGATGTTTGACACCGAGCAGGCTTACTATCAAAACATTTCAATCCCCAAAGCTTGTAAAATTCGACTGTTCAGCCTCCACGAGCTAGAGGAAGCCACAAAAGGCTTTGAAGAGAGTCAGAAACTCATGCATGCCAATAATGGGACAATTTTCGCTGGAGTTTTGAGGGATGGATCACACATAGCTGTTCACAAATTACAATGTGAGAAGAAAGACTTAATTCAAGTTCTGTCACAGATCGAGGTTCTGTCTTCTACTGTGCATAGAAACATGGCCCGCATTCTTGGTTGCTGTATTGAATCTGGCAACACTCTGGTAGTTTATGAGTTTCCTTGCAATGGTACTCTGGAGGAACATTTGCATCAAAGCAAAGGACAACAACTTCGTTTGGATTGGTATAGGAGATTGACTATCGCTGCAGAAACAGCTAGTATTCTTGCATTCCTACACTACGACAACTCTCCTCCCATATTTCACCATAACCTTAAATCTGCATGCATCTTCCTAGATGATGATTACTCTGTCAAGATTGCAGGATTTGGTCTGATCAACTCCAATGTTTACTATGATTCTCAGTTACATAAGAACTACGAAGGCTTTGGCATCTGCAAAAATGATGTTTATGACATGGGTGTGTTGCTTCTTGAAATTATCTCAGGCTCAAATCGCTTGGATTTACCAACTTCAGCCTTGCAGCAAATAAGGGCTGGAAAATTTGAAGAAATTTTTGACCCTTTTCTTTGCTATCATGAACAACCACATTATCGCCAAGAGCAAATGCAGATCATTGCTGATCTTGCTACAAGATGCCTTCTATTTGGTGTAGATGTAAGGCTAGGAATGGTTGATGTTGTGAGGGAGTTAGTGCACTTGACTAAAGAAAGTCTTGATGGGGGAATTACCAAAGGACCTGCACTTGAAGAGACTTTCTCAAACTCAAGCCTTCTTCAGATGATATCAATGTCTCCAGATTCTATGAGTGTCCCTTGA